Proteins from a genomic interval of Methanoplanus endosymbiosus:
- a CDS encoding methyl-accepting chemotaxis protein — protein MSNDKPGMKRPGRKALFAGAQTEIPERKPEKNAELIKFIDEFRRVSGEYVKGNTDARLKDSYSEKDLSDIASLTNSILDISSEKSSEILISSEKEEEYKQKISELEDKITEQISVKEREIGILKQEIKEYESGKPKISGYENDIQSLTKKTEELKDIIEELESENKDLKDLLNEKDSLIDTFKKDISSIRDKIEEEKKVSFESGLNSGREEKNKEISDIKRSIQSEKDKFYRKGLDKGLEEKNNEINRLQKSFEKLKGSAFDEGYSKGAKEGYEKGNNDGYKKGKNDGYEWGNSEGYERGNNDGYEKGNSEGYERGTEKSNDELKSQNNKIEELNLRLKDNQKVIENLSDEITSKESEFSVIYSETEAIKSQLAEKDSEISKIESQLAEKGSEIEALKSRYSEEKTETELLKSQLSEKNAEIEQIYSQLTGKDSETEEIKLRLAEKDSEIETIKSRYSEEKTENELLKSQLSEKNAEIEEIRSQLTGKDAEIAEIKLRLAEKGSEIESIKSRYSEENTEIELLKSQLSEKNAEIEEIRSQLTGKDSEIKGIKSQLTGKDSEIEQIKSQLTGKDSEIAEIRSHLAEKDSEIEEIRTLIDNNNSTIKEKENLINDRNLEINKLKSELNKKNSDIKEKESELTRKDSEIREAESELNKKDSEIREKESKLTRKDSEIREAESELNKKNSDIKEKESELTRKDSEIRKAESELTKKDSGIRQKEYELGELRKRYENVRESAYNEGFSKGLNEAESKTTDEIRRINLENESISSRFSDLNEELRKNEELFNIKRDELENRAERSERWFETVIRENLMPVLLLDKNLRIVHSSRGFEKLSKLTEYKLTGRNISEFKTTVITGDKISSVIENKSASSSEVTIQLPSGEHTLNQHAIPLKERDGTVSGVILICNDITAIREKEELLNRKLRQNEELKKRSETIVQENPMPILLVDNRFNIIVTNNAYEKMSGISQQKLLKMNARDFTLASQEGEGLNTALKSKKRSYGEVTVDLPSGRHILEQYGIPVLDSNNNVHALLIVYNEITKIRAKEREVQELMEKARTEAEKLSESAKILKVRMKLIASGDLRVSAEITEDDPLHDLKTDFNNSMNKINSLLLGIDGNIGLIDKTSKELSGNSSKISSATEKLAVNSGESAESNSKIIDLFGEISRGITDLSASIEEISGTSQEVMTQAKKVTEEGRSAAEIGKKASGKIENVGVISKKSVDEINALNEEMYKINDIVRLIAGIAEQTNLLALNAAIEAARAGEHGRGFSVVAEEIRNLARESKGATRNIEDLINKIQKNSEQTTESMKKVDEEITDSIGSVNLAIDALNNIVEDIGGATDGIIEITRATENQADETNKFLENIEKANRMANENLKSVQNISAFADDISVSTEEVSSISHELHKMSSNLEEMMKKFKLKSPN, from the coding sequence TTGAGCAATGATAAGCCAGGAATGAAAAGACCAGGAAGAAAAGCCTTATTTGCCGGGGCACAGACAGAAATTCCGGAGAGAAAGCCTGAAAAAAATGCGGAACTCATAAAATTCATTGATGAATTCAGAAGGGTATCAGGAGAATATGTAAAAGGGAATACTGATGCAAGGCTTAAAGACAGTTATTCTGAGAAGGACCTCTCAGATATTGCATCACTTACAAACTCAATACTGGATATTTCGTCTGAAAAATCTTCAGAAATACTGATCAGTTCAGAGAAGGAGGAAGAATATAAGCAGAAGATCAGTGAACTTGAAGATAAAATAACAGAACAGATTTCTGTTAAAGAGAGGGAAATCGGAATTTTAAAGCAGGAAATAAAGGAATATGAATCAGGTAAACCAAAAATTTCCGGATATGAGAATGATATACAGAGCCTTACGAAAAAGACCGAAGAATTAAAGGATATAATAGAAGAACTTGAGTCAGAAAATAAGGATTTAAAAGATCTGCTCAATGAAAAGGATTCACTGATTGATACATTTAAAAAGGACATTTCTTCAATACGGGATAAAATAGAGGAGGAAAAAAAGGTTTCTTTTGAAAGTGGTCTGAATTCCGGAAGGGAAGAGAAGAATAAGGAAATTTCCGACATTAAAAGATCAATTCAGAGTGAAAAGGATAAATTTTACAGGAAAGGTCTGGATAAAGGTCTTGAAGAGAAAAATAATGAAATAAACAGGCTTCAAAAATCCTTTGAAAAATTAAAGGGCAGTGCATTTGACGAAGGATATAGCAAAGGGGCAAAAGAGGGGTATGAGAAGGGAAATAATGACGGATATAAGAAGGGAAAGAATGATGGATATGAGTGGGGAAACAGCGAAGGGTATGAGAGAGGAAATAATGACGGATATGAAAAGGGAAACAGCGAAGGGTATGAGAGGGGAACTGAAAAGAGTAACGATGAACTGAAATCACAGAATAATAAAATTGAAGAGCTGAATTTACGATTAAAAGATAATCAAAAGGTAATAGAGAATTTAAGTGATGAAATTACCTCAAAAGAATCAGAATTCTCAGTAATATATTCAGAGACTGAAGCTATTAAATCTCAGCTGGCAGAGAAGGATTCAGAAATAAGTAAAATTGAATCTCAGCTTGCAGAGAAAGGTTCAGAGATTGAAGCTTTAAAATCCCGCTATTCAGAGGAAAAAACAGAAACTGAACTGTTAAAATCACAGCTGTCGGAGAAAAATGCAGAGATTGAGCAGATATACTCTCAGTTGACGGGAAAAGATTCAGAGACTGAAGAGATTAAATTACGACTGGCAGAGAAAGATTCAGAGATTGAGACTATAAAATCCCGGTATTCAGAGGAAAAAACAGAAAATGAACTGTTAAAATCACAGCTGTCGGAGAAAAATGCAGAGATTGAAGAGATAAGATCTCAGCTGACAGGAAAAGATGCAGAGATTGCAGAGATTAAATTACGACTGGCAGAGAAAGGTTCAGAGATTGAATCTATAAAATCCCGGTATTCAGAGGAAAACACCGAAATCGAACTGTTAAAATCACAGCTGTCGGAGAAAAATGCAGAGATTGAAGAGATAAGATCTCAGTTGACAGGAAAAGATTCAGAGATAAAAGGGATAAAATCTCAGCTGACAGGAAAAGATTCGGAGATTGAGCAGATAAAATCTCAGTTGACAGGAAAAGATTCGGAGATTGCAGAGATAAGATCACATCTGGCAGAGAAAGATTCGGAGATTGAAGAGATAAGAACTCTGATAGATAATAATAATTCAACAATTAAAGAGAAAGAAAATCTGATTAATGACCGGAATCTTGAAATAAATAAATTAAAATCAGAACTGAACAAAAAAAATTCCGATATAAAAGAGAAGGAATCAGAATTAACCAGAAAGGATTCTGAGATAAGAGAAGCAGAATCAGAACTGAACAAAAAAGATTCTGAGATAAGAGAGAAGGAATCCAAATTAACCAGAAAGGATTCTGAGATAAGAGAAGCAGAATCTGAACTGAACAAAAAAAATTCCGATATAAAAGAGAAGGAATCAGAATTAACCAGAAAGGATTCTGAGATCAGAAAAGCAGAATCTGAACTGACAAAGAAAGATTCCGGGATAAGGCAGAAGGAATACGAACTGGGTGAACTCAGGAAGAGATATGAAAATGTCAGAGAGTCTGCATATAATGAAGGCTTCAGTAAAGGATTAAATGAAGCAGAAAGTAAAACCACAGATGAGATAAGAAGAATTAATCTTGAAAATGAAAGTATTTCCTCCCGGTTCAGTGATTTGAATGAAGAACTGAGGAAAAATGAAGAATTATTCAATATAAAAAGAGACGAACTGGAAAACAGAGCTGAAAGATCAGAACGGTGGTTTGAGACAGTAATCCGTGAAAACCTGATGCCTGTTCTTCTTCTGGATAAAAATTTAAGAATTGTACATAGCAGCAGAGGATTTGAAAAACTGAGTAAACTTACGGAATACAAATTAACCGGAAGAAATATTAGTGAATTTAAAACCACTGTGATAACAGGAGATAAAATCTCATCGGTTATAGAGAATAAATCTGCATCTTCTTCAGAAGTAACAATTCAGTTACCCTCCGGAGAACATACTCTGAATCAGCATGCCATTCCTTTAAAAGAGAGAGACGGGACAGTATCCGGAGTAATTCTAATCTGCAATGACATAACCGCAATCAGAGAGAAGGAAGAGTTACTAAACAGAAAGCTCCGGCAGAACGAAGAACTCAAAAAGCGCTCAGAAACAATTGTACAGGAAAATCCAATGCCAATTCTCCTTGTTGACAACAGATTCAATATCATCGTCACAAACAATGCCTATGAAAAGATGAGCGGAATATCACAGCAAAAACTGCTGAAGATGAATGCCAGGGATTTCACCCTCGCCTCTCAGGAGGGAGAAGGTCTGAATACAGCCCTTAAAAGCAAAAAGAGAAGTTATGGAGAGGTCACAGTTGATCTCCCTTCCGGCCGCCACATCCTTGAACAGTATGGCATACCTGTTCTTGACAGTAATAACAATGTACATGCGCTCCTGATTGTATATAATGAAATTACCAAAATCCGGGCAAAGGAGAGAGAAGTTCAGGAATTAATGGAGAAAGCCAGAACAGAAGCAGAAAAACTCTCAGAAAGTGCAAAAATTCTAAAGGTCCGGATGAAATTAATTGCATCAGGTGATCTGAGAGTGTCAGCAGAGATAACCGAAGATGATCCCCTTCATGACCTGAAAACGGATTTCAACAACTCAATGAATAAAATAAACAGCCTTCTCCTTGGCATAGACGGAAATATTGGTTTAATTGACAAAACATCCAAAGAACTGAGCGGAAACAGCAGTAAAATATCATCTGCAACAGAAAAACTTGCAGTTAATTCAGGAGAATCCGCTGAATCCAACAGTAAGATAATAGATCTCTTCGGTGAGATCAGCAGGGGAATAACTGATCTCTCAGCCTCAATAGAAGAGATCTCCGGAACAAGCCAGGAAGTGATGACGCAGGCAAAGAAAGTTACTGAAGAAGGCAGATCAGCTGCTGAAATCGGTAAAAAAGCATCCGGAAAGATTGAAAATGTGGGTGTTATATCAAAGAAAAGTGTGGATGAAATAAATGCCTTAAACGAGGAGATGTACAAAATAAACGATATTGTCAGGTTAATTGCCGGAATTGCCGAGCAGACCAATCTCCTGGCACTGAATGCTGCCATTGAAGCCGCACGTGCAGGCGAGCATGGCCGTGGATTTTCAGTTGTAGCCGAAGAGATCAGAAACCTTGCCCGTGAATCAAAGGGTGCAACCAGGAATATTGAAGACTTAATTAATAAGATCCAGAAGAACAGTGAGCAGACAACCGAATCCATGAAAAAGGTTGATGAAGAGATAACTGACAGTATTGGCAGTGTAAACCTTGCAATAGATGCCCTTAACAATATTGTAGAGGATATAGGCGGAGCAACAGACGGCATAATTGAAATAACCAGGGCAACAGAAAATCAGGCAGATGAAACCAATAAATTCCTGGAGAATATTGAAAAAGCCAACAGAATGGCAAATGAAAACCTTAAATCTGTACAGAACATATCTGCATTTGCAGATGATATCAGTGTAAGTACAGAGGAAGTCAGCAGTATTTCACACGAACTTCACAAAATGTCATCAAATCTTGAAGAGATGATGAAGAAATTTAAACTGAAATCTCCAAATTAA
- a CDS encoding CheR family methyltransferase: MSDADFQNLKRTIQKLLNIQCGSYKEDYIKRRVLSRMRITGKTEYSDYNKILLSDQKEQELLRNALTINVTKFWRDREVFDLLKSDIIPGIINKKGRIRIWSAGCATGEEPYTLAIILYDLTRLKPDTQITIFASDLDREALNKAKTGIYDKRSLENLSEGQLRRHFSEMPDGKFEIKKHIKDMIRFSQHDLMSGKPVSNYLDMILCRNVTIYFTEKQKNDLARMFHPALVQNGFYVMGKTEFLGREVEEYYEPHDALQKVFIKK; this comes from the coding sequence ATGTCAGATGCAGATTTTCAGAATTTAAAAAGAACAATACAGAAACTGCTGAATATACAGTGCGGAAGTTACAAAGAAGATTATATTAAAAGAAGGGTTCTCTCAAGAATGAGAATTACCGGAAAAACAGAATACAGCGATTATAACAAAATACTGCTCTCAGATCAGAAAGAACAGGAACTCCTAAGAAATGCCCTGACAATAAACGTCACAAAATTCTGGCGTGACAGGGAGGTTTTTGACCTCCTCAAAAGTGACATAATTCCGGGGATCATAAACAAAAAAGGAAGAATCAGAATCTGGAGTGCAGGGTGCGCAACCGGAGAAGAACCCTATACTCTTGCAATAATTCTGTATGATCTAACAAGACTGAAACCTGACACACAGATAACCATCTTTGCAAGTGATCTTGACAGAGAGGCCCTGAATAAAGCAAAAACAGGAATATATGATAAAAGATCACTTGAAAACCTCAGTGAAGGACAGTTAAGAAGGCATTTTTCTGAAATGCCTGACGGGAAATTTGAGATAAAAAAACATATCAAAGATATGATCAGGTTTTCACAGCATGATCTGATGAGCGGAAAACCGGTCAGCAATTACCTTGATATGATTCTCTGCCGGAATGTTACCATATATTTCACTGAAAAACAGAAAAACGACCTTGCAAGAATGTTTCATCCGGCACTTGTCCAGAATGGCTTTTATGTTATGGGCAAAACCGAATTTCTCGGCCGTGAAGTTGAGGAATATTATGAACCACATGACGCACTCCAGAAAGTGTTCATTAAAAAATAA
- a CDS encoding DUF7123 family protein: MSKKDDIKERYTLTQGKIVIYLKSGLVKGKQYFKSKYIAKELGLSPKEVGTNMAILADICDELEISRWSYSNSTTWCVKARAA, translated from the coding sequence ATGAGTAAAAAGGATGACATCAAAGAGAGATATACTTTGACTCAGGGCAAGATTGTGATATATCTGAAATCCGGACTTGTTAAAGGGAAACAGTATTTTAAATCAAAATATATTGCAAAAGAGCTGGGTCTCTCCCCAAAAGAAGTAGGTACAAATATGGCAATCCTTGCTGACATCTGTGATGAACTTGAAATATCACGCTGGAGTTATTCCAATAGTACAACCTGGTGTGTCAAAGCAAGAGCTGCTTAA
- a CDS encoding DHH family phosphoesterase → MENNKVTVYRLGSGCELEDIRSGNIYEVRVQGFAKFGTFVYLNNSIKGLVHISNVKSEHNEGEFLFVRVKNIRDNGNIDLEEVIPEEYEIEAVNCSRSQTKLKDLKKKVGRNVTLEVEIAQIKQTSGPTIFTLVDDSGTESGAGFVEAGKRAYPDIELGDFVRVSGEIMMRNGQIQLEISDMSALSDDEILTVKKRIQDAIDERSRPDDIPFMIESDILEKLKPDMQKVAYYIRKAIFTNQPIILRHHADADGIAAAVSVERAVTMLIKDNGGDLDSEAHLFKRAPSKAPFYEIEDVTRDLDYALKDNVKYGQKFPLIVMMDNGSTEEDEASYRMAKVYDIPIVVVDHHHPDESTDAYLEAHVNPYLVGGDFGVTAGMLGAELARMIHPPVESDIRHFPAVAAVGDRSEAPERQMYLDLIADSYSEDECKNIALALDYEQFWLRFNDGREIVKDILNVNGNSGRHKKLVSLLVQEANLAINEQLETSMPHVEERVLVNSANLFMIDVEIYAHRFTFPPPGKTSGEIHDILCKRNVGKPVVTLGVGPDFVVIRSRGVKMNIPQMVRELREEIVGGGVNGGGHLVVGSIKFVEGMKEVVIGKLIEKIGEFGVEDLI, encoded by the coding sequence ATGGAAAATAATAAAGTAACTGTTTACAGACTGGGTTCAGGCTGCGAGCTTGAAGACATCAGGTCCGGAAATATTTATGAAGTCAGAGTTCAGGGTTTTGCAAAATTCGGAACATTTGTCTATTTAAATAACAGCATAAAAGGGCTTGTTCATATAAGCAATGTGAAGTCAGAGCACAATGAGGGTGAATTCCTCTTTGTCAGAGTGAAAAATATCAGAGATAACGGCAATATTGACCTTGAAGAGGTTATTCCGGAAGAGTACGAGATTGAAGCTGTAAACTGTTCCAGGTCCCAGACAAAACTGAAGGACTTAAAGAAGAAAGTGGGCAGAAATGTAACCCTCGAAGTTGAAATAGCACAGATTAAGCAGACTTCAGGCCCGACAATCTTTACCCTTGTCGATGATTCAGGTACTGAGAGTGGTGCAGGTTTCGTTGAAGCCGGAAAGAGAGCCTACCCCGATATTGAACTGGGTGATTTTGTCCGTGTCAGCGGAGAGATCATGATGAGAAACGGGCAGATCCAGCTTGAGATCAGTGATATGTCTGCTCTTTCAGATGATGAAATCCTGACCGTTAAAAAGAGGATTCAGGATGCAATTGATGAGAGGTCACGTCCGGATGACATCCCCTTCATGATTGAGAGTGATATTCTTGAGAAGCTTAAGCCTGATATGCAGAAGGTCGCATATTATATCCGAAAGGCAATCTTCACCAATCAGCCGATAATTCTCAGGCATCATGCTGATGCAGATGGTATCGCGGCCGCAGTTTCGGTTGAGAGGGCAGTAACAATGCTCATAAAGGATAATGGAGGAGATCTTGACAGTGAAGCCCATCTCTTTAAGAGAGCACCGTCCAAGGCACCATTTTATGAGATTGAGGATGTTACAAGGGATCTCGATTACGCCTTAAAGGACAATGTAAAGTACGGGCAGAAGTTTCCGCTCATTGTTATGATGGATAACGGTTCTACTGAAGAGGATGAAGCTTCATACAGGATGGCCAAAGTTTATGATATACCGATTGTTGTTGTAGATCACCATCACCCTGATGAATCTACAGATGCGTATCTTGAGGCTCATGTAAATCCGTACCTTGTCGGCGGGGATTTCGGGGTTACTGCGGGTATGCTTGGTGCTGAACTGGCAAGAATGATCCATCCGCCTGTTGAATCTGATATCAGGCATTTCCCTGCCGTGGCTGCTGTGGGTGACAGAAGTGAAGCGCCGGAGAGGCAGATGTATCTTGATCTCATTGCAGATTCTTATTCTGAAGATGAATGTAAGAATATTGCACTGGCACTTGATTATGAGCAGTTCTGGCTCAGATTTAATGACGGAAGAGAAATTGTAAAGGACATACTCAATGTCAATGGAAATTCCGGCAGGCACAAAAAACTGGTCTCACTCCTTGTTCAGGAAGCAAATCTTGCAATTAATGAACAGTTAGAGACTTCAATGCCTCATGTTGAGGAGAGGGTTCTTGTAAATTCTGCAAATCTCTTTATGATCGATGTTGAGATATATGCGCACAGGTTTACATTCCCGCCGCCCGGAAAGACATCAGGTGAAATTCATGACATTCTCTGCAAGAGAAATGTTGGCAAACCGGTAGTTACACTTGGTGTAGGGCCTGATTTTGTTGTTATACGGTCACGCGGTGTTAAGATGAACATTCCGCAGATGGTTCGTGAACTTCGTGAGGAGATCGTTGGCGGTGGTGTCAATGGCGGAGGCCACCTTGTAGTCGGTTCGATTAAGTTTGTTGAAGGTATGAAGGAAGTTGTAATTGGCAAACTTATTGAGAAGATTGGAGAATTTGGGGTTGAAGACCTTATCTGA